A part of Mycolicibacterium sp. TUM20985 genomic DNA contains:
- a CDS encoding UDP-N-acetylmuramoyl-L-alanyl-D-glutamate--2,6-diaminopimelate ligase, with amino-acid sequence MNLRPSSPAGEGLVALAERIHAHPLAEAAAAHVRVTGVTLRSQDVRPGDLFAALPGASSHGARYAADAVRQGAVAVLTDEAGVEVMGSGVAAPVLVHPTPRRVLGELAAEVYGRPSEHVRVIGVTGTSGKTTTTYLVEAGLRAAGRVAGLVGTVGIRIDGREEPSVLTTPEAPDLQALLAVMVERGVDTVVMEVSSHALTLGRVDAVRFAVGGFTNLSRDHLDFHPTMEDYLEAKARLFDPESSTHAALSVVCVDDEAGRTIAARASRPVTVSASGDDADWRVEGVGTVEGGGQEFTAVDPAGVHHAVGIGLPGHYNVANCLLATALLDAVGVSPEQAAPGLRTATVPGRLEPIDCGQGFLALVDYAHKPGALRAVLETLRAQTQGRIAVVFGAGGNRDHGKRAPMGQTAAELADLVVVTDDNPRDEDPATIRETIVAGAAGGAAQVAEIGDRRAAIDFAVGWARRGDVVLVAGKGHEAGQTSGGRTRPFDDREELAHALQALGSLP; translated from the coding sequence ATGAACTTGCGTCCCTCGAGTCCTGCCGGTGAAGGCCTCGTCGCGTTGGCCGAACGTATCCACGCGCACCCGCTGGCGGAGGCGGCCGCCGCGCACGTGCGGGTCACCGGCGTGACGTTGCGCAGCCAGGACGTCCGGCCCGGGGACCTGTTCGCCGCACTTCCCGGGGCGTCGTCGCACGGGGCGCGCTACGCCGCGGATGCCGTCCGGCAGGGTGCCGTCGCGGTGCTCACCGACGAGGCGGGAGTCGAGGTCATGGGCAGCGGTGTCGCTGCGCCCGTGCTGGTCCATCCCACGCCGCGAAGAGTGCTCGGCGAGCTGGCGGCGGAGGTGTACGGCAGACCATCGGAACACGTGCGCGTCATCGGCGTGACGGGCACCTCGGGCAAGACCACCACCACGTATCTGGTCGAGGCCGGGCTGCGGGCCGCCGGACGGGTGGCCGGCCTCGTCGGCACCGTCGGCATCCGGATCGACGGCCGCGAGGAACCGAGCGTGCTGACCACGCCCGAGGCTCCCGACCTGCAGGCCCTGCTCGCGGTGATGGTCGAGCGTGGCGTCGACACCGTGGTGATGGAGGTGTCCAGCCACGCGTTGACCCTCGGCCGGGTGGACGCCGTCCGGTTCGCCGTCGGCGGTTTCACCAACCTGTCGCGCGATCACCTGGACTTCCATCCGACGATGGAGGACTACCTAGAGGCCAAGGCCCGGCTGTTCGATCCCGAATCCTCAACGCACGCAGCCCTTTCCGTGGTGTGCGTAGATGACGAAGCGGGACGCACCATCGCCGCACGCGCCAGTCGGCCCGTCACGGTGAGCGCGTCCGGCGACGATGCGGACTGGCGGGTCGAGGGTGTCGGCACCGTCGAGGGAGGTGGCCAGGAGTTCACGGCCGTCGATCCGGCGGGTGTCCACCATGCGGTGGGCATCGGACTGCCGGGGCACTACAACGTGGCGAATTGCCTGCTGGCGACCGCCCTGCTCGACGCGGTCGGCGTGTCACCGGAGCAGGCGGCGCCGGGGCTGCGGACGGCGACCGTTCCCGGCCGGCTCGAACCGATCGATTGCGGCCAGGGCTTCCTCGCGCTCGTCGACTACGCACACAAGCCCGGCGCCCTGCGCGCGGTGCTGGAGACGCTCCGGGCTCAGACCCAGGGTCGCATCGCGGTCGTGTTCGGCGCCGGCGGCAACCGTGACCATGGCAAGCGGGCGCCGATGGGACAGACGGCCGCCGAACTCGCCGATCTGGTGGTCGTCACCGATGACAACCCGCGGGACGAGGACCCAGCCACCATCCGCGAGACCATCGTCGCCGGGGCAGCGGGCGGCGCCGCGCAGGTCGCCGAGATCGGTGATCGCCGCGCGGCGATCGACTTCGCCGTCGGTTGGGCGAGGAGGGGAGACGTCGTGCTGGTCGCGGGCAAGGGGCACGAGGCCGGCCAGACCAGTGGTGGCCGCACCCGGCCGTTCGACGACCGCGAGGAGCTGGCGCACGCCCTCCAGGCCCTGGGGTCGCTGCCATGA
- a CDS encoding UDP-N-acetylmuramoyl-tripeptide--D-alanyl-D-alanine ligase: MIDLTLAQIARIVGGELADVTAEDAETTHVTGTVEFDSRAVTPGGLFLALPGERSDGHDFAAGAVAAGAVAVLAARPVGVPAIVVRPDAALVDAGASVLEHDRDGSGAAVLAALGKLAAAVAAELVAGGLVIVGVTGSSGKTSTKDLLAAVLAPLGEVVAPPGSFNNELGHPWTVLRATADTDYLVLEMAARHPGNIAALARIATPSIAVVLNVGTAHLGEFGSREAIAATKSELPQSVPASGVAILNADDANVAAMADKTVARVVRVGRTSAADIWADGVVLDELARARFTLHAGGSEIDVALAVHGDHQVSNALSAAAVALECGADLDTVARALAGAGPVSRHRMQVSTRADGVTIVNDAYNANPDSMRAGLKALAWMAQGGRERAAERRRSWAVLGEMGELGDDAITEHDSIGRLAVRLDVSRLVVVGTGRSMSAMHHGAVMEGSWGSEAIMVADVDEALELLRSELRGGDVVLVKASKSAGLAALAEALASQGNTTG; the protein is encoded by the coding sequence ATGATCGACCTGACCCTGGCGCAGATCGCCCGCATCGTCGGTGGGGAACTGGCCGACGTCACCGCCGAGGACGCCGAGACGACGCACGTCACCGGGACCGTCGAGTTCGATTCGCGCGCCGTCACGCCAGGCGGGCTCTTCCTGGCGCTGCCCGGCGAGCGTTCCGACGGCCACGACTTCGCGGCCGGCGCCGTGGCCGCAGGCGCGGTGGCGGTGCTGGCGGCCCGCCCGGTCGGAGTGCCCGCCATCGTGGTGCGGCCCGACGCGGCCCTCGTCGACGCCGGAGCCAGCGTGCTGGAGCACGACCGCGACGGGTCGGGTGCTGCGGTGCTGGCCGCGCTGGGCAAGTTGGCCGCCGCCGTCGCCGCCGAACTGGTCGCGGGCGGACTGGTGATCGTCGGTGTCACCGGGTCTTCGGGCAAGACGTCGACCAAGGATTTGTTGGCCGCCGTGCTCGCTCCCCTCGGCGAGGTCGTCGCCCCGCCCGGTTCCTTCAACAACGAGCTCGGGCATCCGTGGACCGTGTTGCGGGCCACCGCCGACACGGACTACCTAGTGCTGGAGATGGCGGCTCGCCATCCGGGCAACATCGCCGCGCTGGCGCGGATCGCGACGCCGTCGATCGCCGTCGTGCTCAACGTCGGGACCGCTCACCTCGGCGAGTTCGGCTCACGCGAGGCCATCGCGGCTACCAAGTCCGAACTCCCACAATCGGTTCCGGCCTCCGGGGTGGCGATCCTCAACGCCGACGATGCGAACGTGGCCGCGATGGCGGACAAGACGGTGGCACGGGTGGTGCGCGTCGGACGTACCTCCGCCGCCGACATCTGGGCCGACGGCGTCGTCCTCGACGAACTGGCCAGGGCCCGCTTCACCCTGCACGCCGGCGGCTCGGAGATCGACGTGGCGCTCGCCGTGCACGGAGACCACCAGGTGTCCAATGCGCTGTCCGCGGCGGCCGTCGCGCTGGAGTGTGGCGCCGACCTCGACACCGTGGCGCGCGCGCTGGCGGGAGCCGGGCCGGTGTCGCGCCACCGCATGCAGGTGAGCACGCGGGCGGACGGCGTCACCATCGTCAACGACGCCTACAACGCCAATCCCGACTCGATGCGGGCGGGTTTGAAAGCGCTGGCCTGGATGGCGCAGGGCGGCCGGGAGAGGGCCGCCGAGCGGCGGAGGAGTTGGGCGGTCCTCGGCGAGATGGGTGAACTCGGTGATGACGCGATCACCGAACATGACAGCATCGGTCGACTCGCCGTGCGCTTAGATGTGTCACGACTCGTCGTCGTCGGAACCGGGAGGTCAATGAGCGCCATGCACCACGGGGCGGTGATGGAGGGGTCATGGGGGAGCGAAGCCATCATGGTCGCCGACGTGGACGAGGCGCTCGAACTCCTGCGATCCGAACTGCGCGGAGGTGACGTGGTCCTGGTGAAGGCCTCGAAGTCGGCGGGGCTGGCCGCGCTCGCGGAAGCGCTGGCCAGCCAGGGGAACACGACCGGATGA
- the mraY gene encoding phospho-N-acetylmuramoyl-pentapeptide-transferase yields the protein MRQILIAVGIALAVSILLTPVLIRLFTRQGFGHEIREDGPPSHRKKRGTPSMGGVAILAGIWAGYLGTHLVGLALDGEGPSASGLLVLGLATALGGVGFIDDLIKIRRSRNLGLNKTAKTVGQLFAAVLFGVLALQFRNADGLTPGSAELSYVREIATVTLAPAVFVLFCVVIVSAWSNAVNFTDGLDGLAAGAMAMVTAAYVIITFWQFRNACAFSPGLGCYNVRDPLDLALVAAATAGACIGFLWWNAAPAKIFMGDTGSLALGGIIAGLSVTSRTEMLAVVLGALFVAEVTSVVVQILAFRTTGRRVFRMAPFHHHFELVGWAETTVIIRFWLLTAIACGLGVALFYGEWLASVGA from the coding sequence ATGAGACAGATACTCATCGCGGTCGGCATCGCCCTGGCCGTGTCGATCCTCCTGACGCCGGTGTTGATCCGGTTGTTCACCCGGCAGGGGTTCGGCCACGAGATCCGCGAGGACGGTCCGCCCAGCCATCGCAAGAAGCGCGGCACGCCATCGATGGGCGGCGTGGCCATTCTCGCCGGTATCTGGGCCGGTTACCTCGGCACGCACCTGGTCGGGCTCGCGCTGGACGGTGAGGGGCCGTCCGCCTCGGGTCTGCTGGTACTCGGGCTCGCCACGGCACTGGGCGGCGTCGGGTTCATCGACGACCTCATCAAGATCCGGCGCTCCCGCAACCTCGGGCTGAACAAGACCGCCAAGACCGTCGGCCAGCTGTTCGCCGCCGTGCTCTTCGGCGTGCTGGCCCTGCAGTTCCGCAACGCCGACGGGCTGACGCCGGGCAGCGCGGAGCTGTCGTACGTCCGCGAGATCGCGACGGTCACCCTGGCGCCCGCGGTGTTCGTGTTGTTCTGCGTCGTCATCGTCAGCGCCTGGTCGAACGCGGTGAACTTCACCGATGGACTCGACGGCCTCGCCGCAGGTGCGATGGCGATGGTCACGGCGGCCTACGTGATCATCACGTTCTGGCAATTCCGCAATGCGTGCGCGTTCAGCCCGGGCCTGGGTTGCTACAACGTTCGGGACCCGCTCGATCTGGCGCTGGTCGCGGCGGCCACGGCGGGTGCCTGCATCGGGTTCCTGTGGTGGAATGCCGCTCCGGCCAAGATCTTCATGGGTGACACCGGCTCCCTCGCACTCGGTGGCATCATCGCCGGGTTGTCCGTCACCAGCCGCACCGAGATGCTGGCCGTGGTGCTCGGTGCGCTGTTCGTCGCCGAGGTCACGTCGGTGGTCGTCCAGATCCTGGCGTTCCGCACCACCGGCCGCCGGGTGTTCCGGATGGCGCCGTTCCACCACCACTTCGAGTTGGTGGGCTGGGCCGAGACGACGGTGATCATCCGTTTCTGGCTGCTCACGGCCATCGCCTGCGGTCTCGGCGTGGCGCTCTTCTACGGCGAGTGGCTGGCGTCCGTCGGCGCCTGA